One Actinoplanes missouriensis 431 DNA segment encodes these proteins:
- a CDS encoding ArsR/SmtB family transcription factor — MSKPPTVSPAADGAPCCAPMADVRIPPEASATLAQAFKALGDPIRLQLMSMIASAEGGEICVCDLTPAFTVSGTTISHHLKVLREAGLIDGERRASWVYYRPRRELMRQLSTLLAVDEPARG; from the coding sequence ATGTCGAAACCACCGACCGTGTCACCGGCCGCGGACGGGGCGCCGTGCTGCGCGCCGATGGCGGACGTGCGCATCCCGCCTGAGGCCTCCGCCACGCTCGCGCAGGCGTTCAAGGCGCTCGGTGACCCGATCCGGTTGCAGCTGATGTCGATGATCGCGTCCGCCGAGGGCGGGGAGATCTGCGTCTGCGACCTCACCCCCGCGTTCACCGTCTCCGGCACGACCATCTCGCACCACCTGAAGGTGCTCCGCGAGGCCGGCCTGATCGACGGTGAGCGCCGCGCCAGCTGGGTCTATTACCGTCCCCGCCGGGAGCTGATGCGGCAGCTGTCCACGCTGCTCGCGGTCGACGAGCCGGCGCGGGGGTAA
- a CDS encoding FAD-dependent oxidoreductase yields MDDRPVAVIGAGPVGLAAAAHLHERGLPFVVLEAGDRVGASVRQWAHVSVFSPWRYDIDAAARRLLDEAGWAAPDDEGLPTGGQLADDYLEPLAKLPAIAPHLRLGARVTAISRLGADRVRTAGRDGLPFVVRLADGTEIAARAVIDASGTWRTPNPLGVNGLPAHGEPEAADLIDHALPDVLGDAREAHAGKHTVVVGSGHSAANTLLDLARLAETEPGTRITWAVRGGSAQRAFGGEEADELPARGALGSGLHALVDAGKLTLVTGFGVHTVRRDGDGVTLIAADGRTLAADRVVSATGFRPDHGITGELRLDVDPILGCTRTLADLIDPNEHSCGTVKPHGHRELSQPEPGYYAVGMKSYGRAPTFLMATGYEQVRSIAAALAGDLAAADDVRLDLPETGVCSIDAVSSGGGCCS; encoded by the coding sequence ATGGATGACCGGCCGGTGGCCGTGATCGGCGCCGGGCCGGTGGGCCTGGCCGCCGCCGCGCACCTGCACGAACGGGGCCTCCCGTTCGTCGTCCTGGAGGCCGGCGACCGGGTCGGCGCGTCGGTGCGGCAGTGGGCGCACGTCAGCGTGTTCAGCCCGTGGCGCTACGACATCGACGCCGCCGCTCGCCGTCTGCTCGACGAGGCCGGCTGGGCCGCCCCCGACGACGAAGGCCTGCCCACCGGCGGTCAGCTCGCCGACGACTACCTCGAGCCACTGGCGAAACTGCCCGCCATCGCGCCGCACCTGCGCCTCGGCGCGCGCGTCACCGCGATCAGCCGCCTCGGCGCCGACCGGGTGCGCACCGCCGGTCGCGACGGCCTGCCCTTCGTCGTGCGGCTCGCCGACGGGACCGAGATCGCCGCGAGGGCGGTCATCGACGCGTCCGGCACCTGGCGCACCCCGAACCCGCTCGGCGTCAACGGCCTGCCCGCCCACGGCGAGCCCGAGGCCGCCGATCTGATCGACCACGCCCTGCCCGACGTGCTCGGCGACGCGCGGGAGGCCCACGCCGGGAAGCACACGGTCGTGGTGGGCTCCGGGCACTCGGCCGCGAACACGCTGCTCGACCTGGCCCGCCTCGCCGAGACCGAGCCCGGCACGCGGATCACCTGGGCGGTTCGCGGAGGGTCGGCGCAGCGGGCGTTCGGCGGCGAGGAGGCCGACGAGCTGCCCGCCCGGGGCGCGCTCGGCAGCGGGCTGCACGCCCTGGTCGACGCCGGCAAGCTCACCCTGGTCACCGGGTTCGGCGTGCACACCGTGCGGCGCGACGGCGACGGGGTCACCCTGATCGCGGCGGACGGGCGCACCCTCGCGGCCGACCGGGTGGTCTCCGCGACCGGATTCCGGCCCGATCACGGCATCACCGGTGAGCTGCGGCTGGACGTGGACCCGATTCTGGGTTGTACCCGTACCCTCGCGGATCTGATCGACCCGAACGAGCACTCCTGCGGCACGGTGAAGCCGCACGGTCACCGCGAGCTCAGCCAGCCGGAGCCGGGCTACTACGCGGTCGGGATGAAGTCCTACGGGCGGGCGCCGACGTTCCTGATGGCCACCGGTTACGAGCAGGTGCGCTCGATCGCGGCCGCGCTCGCCGGGGATCTCGCGGCCGCCGACGACGTGCGGCTCGACCTGCCCGAGACCGGGGTGTGCAGCATCGACGCCGTCTCCTCCGGTGGTGGCTGCTGTTCGTGA
- a CDS encoding MFS transporter, translated as MTSAGLVRALAITQTIGYGVLHYSFAVLLISIAADLHTSVTAVTGAYTCSVLTSAALAIPVGRWLDRHGGRLLMTGGSLLGAGLLVAWSQVEALWQLYAVQIGIGVASAASLYEAAFAVVIAWHRPQQRSRALPAVTVVAGFASTACSACCPSPGG; from the coding sequence GTGACCTCCGCCGGCCTCGTCCGGGCGCTGGCGATCACACAGACCATCGGGTACGGGGTACTCCACTACTCCTTCGCCGTGCTCCTCATCTCGATCGCCGCTGATCTGCACACCTCCGTCACGGCGGTGACCGGGGCGTACACCTGCTCGGTCCTGACCTCGGCCGCGCTGGCCATCCCGGTCGGCCGGTGGCTGGACCGGCACGGCGGCCGCCTGCTCATGACCGGTGGCTCGCTGCTCGGCGCCGGGCTGCTCGTCGCGTGGTCGCAGGTCGAAGCGCTGTGGCAGCTGTACGCGGTGCAGATCGGGATCGGGGTCGCCTCGGCGGCCAGCCTGTACGAAGCCGCGTTCGCCGTCGTCATCGCGTGGCATCGGCCGCAGCAGCGGTCGCGGGCGCTGCCGGCGGTGACGGTGGTGGCCGGGTTCGCCAGCACGGCCTGCTCGGCGTGCTGTCCGTCGCCGGGCGGTTGA
- a CDS encoding MFS transporter — protein sequence MLSVAGRLITTGLQRRYRATTITAGVFAVQAVAVLLLPALGAGTGGAIVAVVGFGIGFGVATIAKPVIPAERYDTRRYATLAGILVAPTTLAKAGAPLAAAALHAATGSYTGVLMGVAACCAMAAVSVAVVGRQSSLAGHIRRRVG from the coding sequence GTGCTGTCCGTCGCCGGGCGGTTGATCACCACCGGGCTGCAACGGCGGTACCGGGCCACCACGATCACCGCCGGGGTCTTCGCCGTCCAGGCCGTGGCCGTGCTGCTGCTCCCGGCCCTCGGTGCCGGCACCGGCGGAGCGATCGTGGCGGTGGTCGGATTCGGGATCGGGTTCGGCGTCGCCACGATCGCGAAACCGGTCATCCCGGCCGAACGGTACGACACCCGCCGCTACGCCACGCTCGCCGGCATCCTCGTCGCCCCGACCACCCTCGCCAAGGCGGGCGCCCCGCTGGCGGCCGCCGCGCTGCATGCCGCCACCGGGTCGTACACCGGGGTGCTCATGGGCGTCGCCGCCTGCTGCGCCATGGCCGCGGTGTCCGTCGCGGTGGTCGGCCGGCAGAGTTCACTTGCGGGACATATCCGGCGTCGGGTGGGGTAA
- a CDS encoding pectate lyase family protein — protein sequence MKRSTALRLSAVAGVAAIGGGIALGLPQENASAATNVASGFASANGGTTGGAGGTTVRATTGTQIHEALCKRAAVDTPIVIEVQGTINHGNTTKVTGDSCNTAADRIELKGVSNVTIVGVGSGATFDQLGIHLRDARNIIVQNVTVKNVKKSGSPLSNGGDAIGMESTVRNVWVDHVTLEASGGESEGFDGLFDMKDDVQYVTLSYSVLRNSGRGGLVGSSETDTGNSFITYHHNKYENIDSRTPLLRGGVAHMFNNHYLKLNESGINSRAGAKAKVDNNYFEDSKDVLGTFYTDAAGTWQTSGNVLDNVTWSAKSAEYNPAGPAMASTTSVTVPYTFALDTAACVPTVIAQTAGAGTGLKVSDGKCAVTAAPSSSATKSPTAAPSSSPAKPSSSPATSPSAGPTASVPPAPSGTNLSIGAGADGSSKAAGTSYGNVRDGKTATVWSPNGATGDISIKWSTATKVSKVTIVGANIGSYELRNGSTGAILKSGTGTGAITFPATSLTKLTFTIKTSSGTPSIAEFQTYAS from the coding sequence ATGAAGCGATCTACCGCGCTGCGGCTCTCCGCGGTGGCCGGCGTGGCGGCGATCGGCGGCGGCATCGCCCTCGGCCTCCCCCAGGAGAACGCCTCGGCCGCCACCAACGTCGCGTCCGGCTTCGCCAGTGCGAACGGCGGCACCACCGGCGGCGCGGGCGGCACGACGGTACGCGCCACCACCGGCACCCAGATCCACGAGGCGCTGTGCAAGCGGGCGGCCGTCGACACCCCGATCGTCATCGAGGTGCAGGGCACGATCAACCACGGCAACACCACCAAGGTCACAGGTGACAGCTGCAACACCGCCGCCGACCGGATCGAACTCAAGGGCGTCAGCAACGTCACGATCGTCGGCGTGGGCAGCGGCGCCACCTTCGACCAGCTCGGCATCCACCTCCGCGACGCCCGCAACATCATCGTGCAGAACGTGACGGTCAAGAACGTCAAGAAGTCGGGTTCGCCGCTCTCCAACGGCGGCGACGCGATCGGCATGGAGAGCACCGTCCGCAACGTGTGGGTCGACCACGTCACCCTGGAGGCGTCCGGCGGTGAGTCGGAGGGCTTCGACGGCCTGTTCGACATGAAGGACGACGTCCAATACGTGACGCTCTCCTACAGCGTCCTGCGCAACTCCGGCCGCGGCGGCCTGGTCGGCTCCAGCGAGACCGACACCGGGAACAGCTTCATCACGTACCACCACAACAAGTACGAGAACATCGACTCGCGTACGCCGCTGCTGCGTGGCGGTGTCGCCCACATGTTCAACAACCACTACCTCAAGCTGAACGAGTCGGGCATCAACTCCCGCGCCGGCGCGAAGGCCAAGGTGGACAACAACTATTTCGAGGACTCCAAGGACGTGCTCGGCACGTTCTACACCGACGCGGCCGGCACCTGGCAGACCTCGGGCAACGTGCTGGACAACGTGACGTGGTCGGCCAAGAGCGCGGAGTACAACCCGGCAGGCCCGGCCATGGCGTCGACCACGAGCGTCACCGTGCCGTACACGTTCGCCCTGGACACCGCCGCGTGCGTACCGACCGTGATCGCCCAGACGGCCGGCGCGGGCACCGGCCTGAAGGTCTCCGACGGCAAGTGCGCCGTGACCGCGGCTCCCTCCTCCAGCGCCACCAAGTCCCCGACCGCGGCGCCGTCGTCCAGCCCGGCGAAGCCGTCGTCCAGCCCGGCCACGTCGCCGTCCGCCGGCCCCACCGCCTCGGTTCCGCCGGCTCCGTCCGGCACCAACCTGAGCATTGGCGCGGGCGCGGACGGTTCCAGCAAGGCCGCCGGCACCAGCTACGGCAACGTCCGTGACGGCAAGACCGCGACCGTCTGGTCCCCGAACGGCGCCACCGGCGACATCTCGATCAAGTGGAGCACCGCCACCAAGGTCTCCAAGGTCACCATCGTGGGCGCCAACATCGGCTCCTACGAGCTCCGGAACGGCTCCACCGGCGCGATCCTGAAGTCCGGCACCGGCACGGGCGCCATCACCTTCCCGGCCACGTCCCTCACCAAGCTGACCTTCACCATCAAAACCTCCTCCGGTACGCCGTCGATCGCCGAGTTCCAGACCTACGCCTCCTGA
- a CDS encoding inositol monophosphatase family protein: MTRDLHAARDLAARLAVRAGRLQLERRDTLVMGAPKAHANDVVSDVDIASERLIVDAIVATWPDDEIQAEEGNGRPGTSGWSWVIDPLDGTRNYVSRTGPWSVCVALYDGDQPRMAVVHDPAADETFTAVDGGGAFLNGEPIAASSGPPLGEALIGVSFQPNPRTKERAGRVVRELLPLSGDIRRVPAALNLVYLAAGRLDGGLALDTKLWDIAAGALIAREAGVVLGGHGPDYSTELTIGAAPALWDSFAERVRAIA, translated from the coding sequence ATGACTCGAGACCTGCACGCGGCCCGTGACCTCGCTGCCCGGCTGGCCGTTCGCGCCGGGCGGCTGCAACTGGAACGACGCGACACGCTGGTGATGGGCGCACCCAAGGCGCACGCCAACGACGTGGTCTCCGATGTCGACATCGCCAGCGAGCGCCTGATCGTGGACGCGATCGTGGCGACCTGGCCGGACGACGAGATCCAGGCCGAGGAGGGCAACGGCCGGCCCGGTACGAGTGGCTGGTCCTGGGTCATCGATCCGCTGGACGGCACCCGCAACTACGTGAGCCGGACCGGCCCGTGGTCGGTCTGCGTCGCGCTCTACGACGGTGACCAGCCGCGGATGGCCGTCGTGCACGATCCGGCCGCGGACGAGACGTTCACGGCTGTCGACGGCGGCGGGGCGTTCCTCAACGGTGAGCCGATCGCGGCGTCGAGTGGCCCGCCGCTGGGCGAGGCGCTGATCGGCGTCAGTTTTCAGCCCAATCCCCGTACCAAGGAACGGGCCGGCCGGGTGGTCCGGGAGCTGCTGCCGCTCTCCGGTGACATCCGCCGGGTGCCGGCCGCGCTGAACCTGGTCTATCTGGCCGCCGGCCGGCTGGACGGCGGGCTGGCCCTGGACACGAAACTGTGGGACATCGCGGCGGGCGCGCTGATCGCCCGCGAGGCCGGTGTGGTGCTCGGCGGGCACGGCCCGGATTACTCCACCGAGCTGACGATCGGCGCGGCGCCGGCGCTGTGGGACTCGTTCGCCGAGCGGGTCCGCGCGATCGCCTAG
- a CDS encoding MarR family winged helix-turn-helix transcriptional regulator has protein sequence MTSEDPLVDALVRSTFHVTGVLTRIGAENDLSLTQLRVLGILRDRRPRVTELAAYLGLDKSTMSGLIDRAERRGLLARGKNPDDRRAVDVFLTPAGAELTERLYGEVQKTLAPSLEQLGTAQRTQLLELLETLLER, from the coding sequence ATGACCTCCGAGGACCCGCTCGTCGACGCGCTCGTGCGCAGCACCTTCCACGTGACGGGCGTCCTCACCCGCATCGGCGCCGAGAACGACCTGTCGCTGACCCAGCTCCGCGTGCTCGGCATCCTGCGCGACAGGCGTCCCCGCGTCACCGAACTGGCCGCCTACCTGGGGCTCGACAAGTCCACGATGTCCGGCCTGATCGACCGCGCGGAACGCCGGGGACTGCTGGCGCGCGGCAAGAACCCGGACGACCGCCGGGCCGTCGACGTGTTCCTGACGCCGGCCGGCGCCGAGCTCACCGAACGACTGTACGGCGAGGTCCAGAAAACCCTCGCACCGTCACTGGAACAGCTGGGAACCGCGCAGCGCACACAGCTGCTCGAACTGCTGGAGACCCTGCTGGAGCGCTAG